In one Candidatus Absconditicoccus praedator genomic region, the following are encoded:
- a CDS encoding type II secretion system F family protein, translated as MEAEKIGFIEKLLIKLNKPKLDNKVAFYRLLAVTQNAGLGIRDSLDAILNGEQHPGMRKIVDDLISQTSQGTSLADAMENHAYFFGHEEIALVKSAETMGNLPDVLQNLSDELENFQQIKGKLKSALMYPSVVLVFTAIAVVILLIYVMPTMVDMFPSEEDLPGITLFMMGASDFLQDYWFLVLLGVISLGVGYKMAYTYLLPFKIFMDKVFLKAPIVGNLTRSFNLYRFSKLLGDFYNAGVGPTDALEQISEILSNYHYSTKIKNVKNDLSLGLGFVESMEGSWLFDPILIQIIGIGENTGNVGEVLEKISSFYRDNLDQSVEGLMKALEPLIMAFVAIVVGVIVASIFLPMGELIGTIG; from the coding sequence ATGGAGGCAGAAAAAATATGATTTATTGAAAAATTATTGATTAAATTAAACAAGCCAAAACTTGATAATAAGGTTGCTTTTTATAGGTTATTGGCTGTAACTCAAAATGCATGACTTTGAATAAGAGACTCTTTGGATGCAATATTAAATTGAGAGCAACATCCTTGAATGAGGAAAATAGTTGATGATCTTATAAGTCAAACAAGTCAGTGAACAAGTTTGGCTGATGCTATGGAAAATCACGCTTACTTTTTTTGACATGAAGAGATAGCTCTAGTGAAATCAGCTGAAACTATGTGAAACTTGCCTGATGTTCTTCAAAACCTGTCAGACGAATTAGAAAATTTTCAACAAATAAAATGAAAACTAAAATCTGCACTTATGTATCCAAGCGTAGTACTTGTTTTTACAGCAATAGCAGTAGTTATATTGTTGATATATGTGATGCCTACTATGGTAGACATGTTTCCAAGTGAAGAAGATCTGCCATGAATAACTTTATTTATGATGGGAGCTTCGGATTTTTTACAGGATTATTGGTTTCTTGTTTTATTGGGTGTTATATCATTGTGAGTGGGTTACAAAATGGCTTATACTTATTTGCTACCTTTTAAGATCTTTATGGATAAAGTTTTTTTGAAAGCTCCTATTGTGTGAAATCTTACAAGAAGTTTTAATCTTTATAGGTTTTCCAAGCTTTTATGAGATTTTTATAATGCTTGAGTTTGACCTACTGATGCACTAGAACAAATTTCTGAAATTTTGTCAAACTATCATTATAGTACTAAGATAAAAAATGTAAAAAATGATTTATCTTTATGACTTTGATTTGTAGAATCTATGGAGTGATCTTGGTTGTTTGATCCAATACTAATTCAGATTATTTGAATATGAGAAAATACCTGAAATGTGTGAGAAGTTTTGGAAAAAATATCATCTTTTTATAGAGATAATCTTGATCAATCTGTTGAGTGACTTATGAAAGCATTAGAACCTCTTATTATGGCTTTTGTTGCTATAGTAGTTTGAGTAATAGTAGCTTCTATATTCTTGCCAATGTGAGAATTGATATGAACAATTTGATAG
- a CDS encoding GspE/PulE family protein, with the protein MGDINNYKKNLEDAIVQTDTVKIFDNLLTMGVEMGASDIHIEPFENFSRIRMRIDGVLQEIIQYPKNIQDSVIAKFKIESGQMRPDEKRLPQDARVSTVTLTNKEIDLRANTLPTVRGEKLVMRIVDKSKKVPPLEVMGIEGLNNELLYKSITMPNGIVLTTGPTGSGKSTTLYAALNYINTVDVNITTYEDPVENKSDGLNQSQVRSDIGYTFAQGLRAALRQDPDIIMVGEIRDEETLEMGMEAAMTGHLVFSTIHANSAAETITRIINMGAQPYMISGTFNLVMAQRLGRTNCSHCFQEVNVKEKFPEYYKNAKEVLAGMQKDHIKREVVGRGIDQEKWSKFVNEGVGYVGTGKDPETGDVCPQCGGSGYKGRIGIYEFMEFDEEIKNYLTQGKTAFEIEKIALDRGMINLERDGIFKVIGGKTSLEEIYRLTKHREN; encoded by the coding sequence ATGGGTGATATAAATAATTATAAAAAAAATCTTGAAGATGCTATTGTTCAAACCGATACAGTAAAAATTTTTGATAATTTGCTTACTATGTGAGTAGAGATGTGAGCTTCAGATATACACATAGAACCATTTGAAAATTTTTCTAGGATTAGAATGAGAATAGATTGAGTTTTGCAAGAAATTATACAATATCCCAAAAATATTCAAGATAGTGTAATAGCAAAATTTAAAATAGAATCAGGACAAATGAGACCTGATGAAAAAAGACTACCTCAAGATGCTAGGGTTTCAACAGTAACATTAACAAATAAAGAAATTGATCTACGTGCTAATACTTTGCCAACTGTGCGGTGAGAAAAATTAGTTATGAGAATTGTTGATAAGTCCAAGAAGGTTCCACCTCTTGAAGTGATGTGAATAGAATGACTTAATAATGAGCTTTTGTATAAAAGCATTACAATGCCTAATTGAATAGTCTTAACTACTTGACCTACAGGTTCTTGAAAGTCTACTACTTTGTATGCAGCACTTAACTATATTAATACAGTAGATGTAAATATAACAACATATGAGGATCCGGTAGAGAATAAGTCAGATTGATTAAATCAATCTCAAGTAAGGTCAGATATATGATATACATTTGCTCAATGACTTAGGGCTGCTCTAAGACAAGATCCTGATATAATAATGGTTTGAGAAATTCGTGATGAAGAAACTTTGGAAATGGGTATGGAAGCAGCAATGACTTGACACTTAGTTTTTTCAACTATACATGCCAATTCTGCTGCAGAAACTATAACAAGAATAATTAACATGTGAGCTCAGCCATATATGATATCTGGTACTTTCAATTTAGTTATGGCTCAACGTTTGTGAAGAACAAATTGTTCCCATTGTTTTCAGGAAGTAAATGTGAAAGAAAAATTTCCAGAATATTATAAAAATGCAAAAGAAGTACTTGCTGGTATGCAAAAAGATCATATAAAAAGAGAAGTTGTTGGTAGATGAATAGATCAAGAAAAATGGTCAAAATTTGTGAATGAATGAGTATGATATGTTTGAACTTGAAAAGATCCAGAAACCTGAGATGTCTGTCCTCAGTGTTGATGAAGTTGATACAAATGAAGGATATGAATTTATGAGTTTATGGAGTTTGATGAGGAGATTAAAAATTATCTTACTCAATGAAAAACAGCTTTTGAAATCGAAAAAATAGCACTAGATAGAGGTATGATAAACTTGGAAAGAGATTGAATCTTCAAAGTTATTTGAGGAAAAACAAGTCTTGAAGAAATTTATAGGTTAACTAAACATAGAGAAAATTAA